Below is a genomic region from Phycobacter azelaicus.
TGTGGTACATGATATCGCCCATGCCCGCCCCCTGGCCGAGGCATTGGTGGCAGGCGGTCTACCCGCGCTGGAGGTAACGCTTCGCACCCCCGCAGCCCTTGATGTGATCCGTGAAATGGCCTCGGTGCGCGGTGGCGTCGTCGGTGCTGGCACACTGGTGACGCCTGAGGATGTGGCCGCAGCCGTCGAAGCAGGCGCGCAGTTTGGTGTCTCTCCCGGTGCCACCGACAGACTTTTGGATACCTGCGAGGCCGCAGGCCTGCCGATGCTCCCCGGCGCGGCCACAGCTTCCGAGGCCATGCGCCTGCTGGAGCGCGGCTATGACATGCTGAAATTCTTCCCGGCCGAGGCCTCGGGCGGCGCACCGGCGCTCAAGGCCATCGGCGCGCCCCTGCCGCAGATCTCATTCTGCCCCACGGGCGGAATCAGCCCAGAGAACGCCAAGACCTACCTGTCGCTGCCCAATGTGGTCTGTGCAGGCGGCAGCTGGGTCGCCCCGGCGGATCTGGTGGCGGCAGGCGATTGGGATGGGATTACCAAACTGGCCAAAGCGGCGCGGGCGCTGGCAGCAGGCTGAGACG
It encodes:
- the eda gene encoding bifunctional 4-hydroxy-2-oxoglutarate aldolase/2-dehydro-3-deoxy-phosphogluconate aldolase — translated: MSITPKNASARTLEICQMAPIVPVLVVHDIAHARPLAEALVAGGLPALEVTLRTPAALDVIREMASVRGGVVGAGTLVTPEDVAAAVEAGAQFGVSPGATDRLLDTCEAAGLPMLPGAATASEAMRLLERGYDMLKFFPAEASGGAPALKAIGAPLPQISFCPTGGISPENAKTYLSLPNVVCAGGSWVAPADLVAAGDWDGITKLAKAARALAAG